TTATCAAATACTCCGTCTTTTACTAACTTATGAGCGACTTTGAAGCCTTTTGCAAAAGCATCCATACCTGCTATATGTCCTAAGAAAAGATCTTCTGGTTCAAATGAGGCTCTTCTGACTTTTGCATCAAAGTTGAGACCGCCTTTTTCAAATCCACCCATTTTTATGACTTCATACATTGCAAGTGTCGTCATGCGTATATCTGTCGGAAACTGGTCCGTATCCCATCCTAAAAGCATGTCGCCTGTATTTGCATCTATTGATCCTAATGCTCCATTTATCCTTGCATATCTGAGTTCATGCTGGAAGTCGTGAGCTGCTAATGTTGCATGGTTAGCTTCGATATTTACTTTGAAATATTTATCAAGATCGTATTTTCTTAAGAATGCTAAAACATTTGCTACATCAAAGTCGTATTGGTGTTTTGTAGGCTCCTTTGGCTTTGGTTCAATCAAGAATTGTCCTTCAAATCCGATTTCTTTTGCGTAGTCAACAGCCATGTGCAAGAATCTTGCAAAATTGTCCAGCTCTAACTCCATATCTGTATTAAGGAGTGTCTCGTATCCTTCTCTTCCACCCCAGAATACGTAGTTTTGTCCTCCAAGCTCTTTTGTAATTTCAAGTGCTTTCTTAACCTGTGCTGCAGAGTATGCAAAAACGTCAGCATTGCACGATGTTGATGCACCATGTACAAATCTCGGATTTGAGAAGAGATTTGCTGTTCCCCACAACACTTTTGTCTTGCTGGTCTTTAGGTAATCTTTTATCATAGCGACG
This portion of the Thermoanaerobacterium sp. RBIITD genome encodes:
- the xylA gene encoding xylose isomerase, encoding MSKYFEKVSKINYEGPKSNNPYAFKFYNPDEVIDGKTMEEHLRFSIAYWHTFTADGTDQFGKATMQRPWNHLTDPMDIAKARVEAAFEFFEKINAPFFCFHDRDIAPEGDTLRETNKNLDVIVAMIKDYLKTSKTKVLWGTANLFSNPRFVHGASTSCNADVFAYSAAQVKKALEITKELGGQNYVFWGGREGYETLLNTDMELELDNFARFLHMAVDYAKEIGFEGQFLIEPKPKEPTKHQYDFDVANVLAFLRKYDLDKYFKVNIEANHATLAAHDFQHELRYARINGALGSIDANTGDMLLGWDTDQFPTDIRMTTLAMYEVIKMGGFEKGGLNFDAKVRRASFEPEDLFLGHIAGMDAFAKGFKVAHKLVKDGVFDKFIEERYASYKEGIGAEIVSGKADFKSLEKYALEHSEIVNKSGRQELLESIFNQYLFTE